The genome window CAGTCAACAGATCGTTGCCGTAGTAAGGGAGGTTTTCTGCGAACAGATCCAGCTCGACTACCTCATCGTTTGGATGCGTTTCTTTATAAGATTGAGCAAAAGCTTCGTACAGCTTTACGCTGACTGCTTGCTCCACTGGGCGGTCGTTCGCTTTAATTAAGAGTACTTTACTCATGGAATGTTTATTCCCCTTCCTTTTTGTAAGTAGCTTACTTTTGTTTGTAAATCTTGATTTTAAGATTATTATGCCTTGGAGATTTTGTCAAGGTCTTTTTTTGAGACCAATCGAGCCGCTCAAGCTAGTAGCTTTCCTGAGCAGCGCGACCCAGTTTTTTCAGCAATTGAATAGCCTGACGTTGTTCCTCTGGCGAAAGGCCGCTGACTGCCTTTTCAATCGCTTGCTTGTGGGAAGGAAAAATGTCGGCCAGTAATTGCTGGCCTTTTTCCGTCAGCTCTGCGTAAATGACACGGCGATCCTCTAAACAAGGCTTGCGAATGAGCAATTCCTTCTTCTCTAGTTTGTCCACGACATAAGTGATATTTCCGCTGGAGATCAGGATCTTTTCCCCAATCTGCTGCAGTGGCTGGGGACCTTTATGGAAGAGAACCTCCAGTACGCCAAACTCGGTAGGATTGAGGCCATGCTGGCGAATATCACGATTGGTATGGGCCGTGACCCAGTTGTACGATCTCGATAATACGACCATCAGATCGAGGGAATCATCTCGGATGAACTTGTCCGACATCATGCCCCTCCTTTCTGTTTACCATTTATCAAGAATTTGCGATATCTTGAATTTGAGATAATGATACCTGAATCTCCCCATGCTTGTCAAACAAAACCCTGACCTAGGAAAGCAGTGTCAGGGCTTAGAGGGTGGATTGATCAATATTCGATCTTCGTTACCTCTTCTAATGGAGAGAGGGGAT of Brevibacillus choshinensis contains these proteins:
- a CDS encoding MarR family winged helix-turn-helix transcriptional regulator; translation: MSDKFIRDDSLDLMVVLSRSYNWVTAHTNRDIRQHGLNPTEFGVLEVLFHKGPQPLQQIGEKILISSGNITYVVDKLEKKELLIRKPCLEDRRVIYAELTEKGQQLLADIFPSHKQAIEKAVSGLSPEEQRQAIQLLKKLGRAAQESY